A stretch of the Salminus brasiliensis chromosome 19, fSalBra1.hap2, whole genome shotgun sequence genome encodes the following:
- the asah1a gene encoding N-acylsphingosine amidohydrolase (acid ceramidase) 1a, with protein sequence MKRSNLRYIFMTLIGLYSHFTCGSGEECRSSMYPPKGPTFRGNVTWYTVNLDLPPTERWTHVVKEKKAELVAMIQSIKDLAGDFFHGKLIHIVDKELPLIVDTLPSPFREEIKGIAAVSDVPLGEVVLFNIFYEIFTVCTSVVVEDLKGNIYHARNLDFGLFMGWDRKNQTWTLTEKLKPLVVNVDFRRKSRTVFKSTSFAGYVGILTGIRPKEFTLTMNERFNIDGGYIGILEWILGKRDGMWMSFLTRRVLENATSYDDAKDQLALTKLLAPAYFILGGNQTGQGCVITRSRINTLDVWEIDLMLGRWYVLETNYDHWEKPFFLDDRRTPAMKCMNKTTQANITLQTIYDVLSTKPVLNKLTAYTSLMEVSTGKLESYIRACPNPCTPW encoded by the exons ATGAAGAGGTCAAACCTTCGTTACATTTTCATGACATTAATCGGGCTTTACTCGCATTTCACCTGCGGG TCCGGTGAAGAGTGCCGGAGCAGCATGTATCCTCCCAAAGGCCCAAC GTTTAGAGGTAATGTGACCTGGTACACTGTAAACCTCGATTTGCCCCCCACTGAGAGGTGGACTCATGTGGTAAAGgagaagaaagctgaa CTGGTTGCAATGATACAGTCAATTAAAGATTTAGCTGGTGACTTTTTCCATGGAAAACTGATTCACATAGTGGATAAGGAGCTG CCTTTGATTGTGGACACACTTCCTTCCCCTTTTAGAGAGGAAATTAAAGGAATTGCTGCTGTCTCTGATGTGCCATTAG GAGAAGTTGTGCTGTTTAATATCTTCTATGAGATTTTCACTGTGTGTACATCAGTTGTTGTTGAAGATCTAAAAG GCAATATATACCATGCTCGGAATTTGGACTTTGGCTTGTTCATGGG GTGGGATCGCAAAAATCAAACCTGGACCCTAACCGAGAAGCTCAAACCACTTGTGGTGAATGTTGACTTTCGGCGGAAAAGCAGAACAGTATTCAAGTCAACCAGCTTTGCAGGATATGTGGGAATTCTCACTGGCATAAGACCT AAAGAGTTCACACTGACAATGAACGAGCGTTTCAACATTGATGGAGGATACATAG GAATTCTGGAATGGATTCTTGGCAAGAGGGATGGAATGTGGATGAGCTTCCTCACTCGCAGAGTCTTGGAAAATGCAACCAG TTATGATGATGCCAAAGACCAGCTTGCTCTGACCAAACTACTTGCCCCAGCCTATTTCATCTTGGGTGGAAACCAGACAGGTCAGGGTTGTGTGATAACCAGAAGTAGGATCAACACGCTGGATGTCTGGGA GATTGATTTGATGCTCGGTAGATGGTATGTCCTTGAAACGAACTATGACCACTGGGAAAAGCCATTCTTTTTGGACGATCGACGGACGCCAGCTATGAAGTGCATGAATAAAACCACACAAGCA AACATCACCTTGCAGACAATATATGACGTTCTTTCAACAAAACCGGTACTAAACAAG ctgaccGCCTATACGTCACTAATGGAAGTTTCAACTGGTAAACTGGAGTCTTATATTAGGGCTTGTCCAAATCCATGTACCCCCTGGTGA
- the fgl1 gene encoding fibrinogen-like protein 1, translating into MEAFKMLHFLVIWIVLDLDSTNSAPDECPLVRERLRAQLKSMEVRVMKQQEMIQRLSNLTQQSQNLANENTFFDLGDRQYTDCAQVFSNGNKASGFYMIKPSGSPAQIRVYCDMTEGGGWTVFQRRSDGSQSFDRDWKDYKAGFGDLKSANGEFWLGNDNLHYLTFQGDYILRINLEDFEGGYRFAVYGKFKIDNEQNHYQLQIGRYTGNAGDALSGNYNPGAQSWASHQGMKFSTRDKDNDRYDRNCALEDKAGWWFNRCHSANLNGLYHKGPYSAVTDNGIVWYPWHGWWYSLKSVQMKIRPTGFEPNEV; encoded by the exons ATGGAggcttttaaaatgttacattttcttGTCATTTGGATTGTTTTGGATTTGGACTCGACAAACTCT GCACCTGATGAGTGTCCTCTGGTGAGAGAGAGGCTCCGTGCACAGTTAAAGTCCATGGAGGTTCGTGTTATGAAGCAACAGGAGATGATCCAGCGCTTATCGAACCTCACGCAGCAGAGCCAGAATCTTGCCAATGAGAACACATTTTTTGATCTGGGAGACAGACAATATACAG ACTGTGCGCAGGTTTTTAGTAACGGAAACAAGGCCAGTGGATTTTACATGATTAAACCTTCGGGGAGTCCAGCCCAGATCCGAGTTTACTGTGATATGACAGAGGGCGGTGGATGGACTGTCTTCCAAAGACGTTCTGATGGTAGCCAGTCTTTTGACAG AGACTGGAAAGATTACAAGGCTGGATTTGGTGACCTGAAATCTGCCAATGGAGAGTTCTGGTTGGGGAATGACAACTTGCATTATCTGACATTCCAAG GTGATTATATCTTGAGGATCAACTTGGAGGACTTTGAGGGCGGCTATCGTTTTGCTGTGTATGGAAAGTTCAAAATTGATAATGAACAG AACCATTATCAGCTGCAGATTGGTAGATACACAGGGAATGCGGGAGATGCGCTCTCAGGCAACTACAACCCTGGGGCCCAGTCGTGGGCAAGCCACCAGGGCATGAAATTCAGCACACGGGATAAAGACAATGATCGTTATGATCGCAACTGTGCCCTTGAGGATAAGGCCGGCTGGTGGTTCAACAG ATGTCACTCTGCCAATCTGAATGGACTCTACCACAAGGGTCCGTACAGTGCAGTGACTGACAATGGGATAGTGTGGTACCCATGGCACGGCTGGTGGTACTCCCTCAAGTCTGTGCAGATGAAGATCAGACCGACTGGCTTTGAACCAAATGAGGTCTAG